The following are from one region of the Segatella oris genome:
- the ilvD gene encoding dihydroxy-acid dehydratase — protein sequence MKHKLRSAVCTEGRRMAGARALWVAAGMKHEQMGKPIIAIVNSFTQFVPGHTHLHDIGQIVKHEIERLGCYAAEFNTIAVDDGIAMGHDGMLYSLPSRDIIADSVEYMVNAHKADAMICISNCDKVTPGMLMAAMRLNIPTVFCSGGPMEAGRWRGENADLVTAMIKGADPSVTDEEMTALENCACPGCGSCSGMFTANSMNSLTEAIGLALPGNGTVLATHKNRIQLFKDAAKLIVKNALAYYEAGDERVLPRSIATRDAFLNAMTLDIAMGGSTNTVLHLLAIAQEGEVEFSMNDIDKLSRHVPCLCMLAPNTQRYSVQECNRAGGILGIMNELRKGKLIQGSVLRVDGMTLDEAMKKYDITQNTIDAEADRIYHSAPGRRFSTEMGSQDARWESLDTDRTAGCIRDLDHAYTKDGGLGVLFGNIAKHGCVVKTAGVDPALWTFSGPAVVFDSQEDACNGILSGKVKKGDCVVITHEGPKGGPGMQEMLYPTSYIKSMHMGKECALITDGRFSGGTSGLSIGHISPEAAAGGNIGKIKDGDIIEIDIPNRSINVKLTDEELDARPQQPLKRHRVVSKALRAYAQSVTSADKGGVRLIE from the coding sequence ATGAAGCATAAGTTAAGGAGTGCCGTCTGTACTGAAGGCAGGAGAATGGCCGGTGCCAGGGCCCTTTGGGTGGCAGCCGGTATGAAACACGAGCAAATGGGCAAGCCTATCATCGCCATTGTAAACAGTTTCACGCAGTTTGTGCCTGGACATACGCACTTACATGACATTGGTCAGATTGTAAAACACGAGATAGAACGACTTGGTTGCTATGCAGCGGAGTTCAATACGATTGCTGTTGACGACGGAATTGCCATGGGACACGACGGTATGCTCTATTCACTGCCTTCGCGGGACATTATTGCCGACTCCGTGGAATACATGGTCAATGCACACAAGGCGGATGCAATGATCTGTATTTCCAACTGCGACAAGGTGACGCCGGGCATGCTTATGGCGGCTATGCGACTGAATATTCCAACGGTTTTCTGTTCGGGTGGCCCCATGGAAGCAGGCAGATGGCGCGGTGAGAATGCCGACTTGGTGACTGCAATGATTAAAGGTGCCGACCCATCTGTTACAGATGAGGAGATGACTGCACTTGAAAACTGTGCTTGTCCGGGTTGCGGCAGCTGCTCGGGCATGTTTACTGCCAACTCAATGAACTCGCTTACCGAGGCCATTGGATTGGCTTTGCCGGGCAATGGAACCGTTCTTGCCACGCATAAGAACCGCATTCAGCTCTTCAAAGATGCTGCAAAGCTGATTGTGAAGAATGCTTTGGCCTACTATGAAGCGGGCGATGAGCGTGTTTTGCCACGTAGCATTGCCACGCGTGATGCCTTTCTCAATGCCATGACTTTAGACATTGCCATGGGCGGAAGCACGAATACGGTGCTGCATCTGTTGGCTATAGCCCAGGAAGGAGAAGTGGAGTTCAGCATGAACGACATTGACAAACTGAGCCGACATGTGCCCTGTCTCTGCATGCTTGCCCCCAACACGCAGCGTTACAGCGTGCAGGAATGCAATCGGGCAGGCGGTATTCTCGGCATCATGAACGAGCTTCGCAAAGGCAAACTCATTCAAGGCAGTGTGCTTCGCGTAGATGGAATGACGCTCGATGAGGCCATGAAGAAATATGATATCACGCAGAACACGATAGATGCAGAGGCAGACCGCATCTATCACAGTGCTCCGGGACGTCGCTTTTCCACCGAAATGGGAAGTCAGGATGCGCGTTGGGAAAGTCTTGATACCGACAGAACGGCAGGTTGTATCCGCGACCTTGACCACGCATATACCAAGGATGGCGGGCTCGGTGTGCTCTTCGGGAACATCGCCAAGCATGGATGTGTGGTGAAAACTGCCGGAGTTGACCCTGCATTGTGGACTTTTTCAGGGCCTGCGGTGGTGTTCGACAGTCAGGAAGATGCCTGCAATGGCATTCTCAGTGGCAAGGTGAAGAAAGGCGATTGCGTAGTCATCACGCATGAAGGGCCTAAAGGTGGCCCCGGAATGCAGGAGATGTTATATCCTACTTCTTATATCAAGAGCATGCATATGGGCAAGGAATGCGCCTTGATTACTGACGGACGCTTCTCGGGAGGCACGTCGGGATTGAGCATCGGACATATCTCTCCGGAAGCTGCAGCAGGTGGAAATATCGGAAAGATTAAGGATGGTGACATCATCGAAATAGACATTCCAAACCGCAGTATCAATGTAAAACTCACGGATGAAGAACTTGATGCGCGCCCGCAACAGCCGTTGAAACGCCACAGAGTGGTGAGCAAAGCGTTGCGAGCCTATGCACAAAGCGTCACTTCGGCTGACAAGGGAGGCGTTCGTCTGATAGAGTAA
- a CDS encoding OmpH family outer membrane protein, translating to MKKLFLAFAFMAMTLTASAQTPLKYGYFSFSEALKAMPAYAIAERDMASLRAKYEEEGKRVEDEFNKKYEQFLDGQRDFAPSILQKRQAELQEMMEKNVAFKNESKRLLAQADAESKAALKVRLRAIVARIGADRGYAFILNTDNDAVPYVNNAVGEDINALVKDAVKK from the coding sequence ATGAAAAAGCTATTTCTCGCATTCGCTTTCATGGCAATGACGCTCACTGCCAGCGCACAGACACCATTAAAATATGGTTATTTCAGTTTTTCAGAAGCATTGAAAGCTATGCCCGCATACGCCATTGCAGAGCGCGACATGGCCTCGCTGCGTGCAAAATATGAAGAAGAAGGTAAGCGCGTTGAAGACGAGTTCAATAAGAAATACGAGCAGTTTCTCGATGGACAGCGTGACTTTGCGCCCTCTATTCTGCAAAAACGGCAGGCCGAACTGCAAGAGATGATGGAGAAGAACGTAGCTTTCAAGAATGAATCGAAACGCTTGCTTGCCCAGGCAGATGCCGAAAGTAAGGCTGCTTTGAAAGTGCGCCTGCGTGCAATTGTAGCCCGTATCGGTGCAGACCGTGGCTATGCTTTCATCCTCAACACAGACAATGATGCCGTTCCCTACGTGAATAATGCCGTCGGTGAAGACATCAATGCGCTGGTGAAAGACGCCGTAAAGAAATAA
- the murI gene encoding glutamate racemase, translating to MPMFPEKPGPIGVFDSGYGGLTILHGIRQLLPQYDYIYLGDNARAPYGTRSFDVVYQFTRQAVMKLFELGCHLVILGCNTASAKALRSIQRNDLPNLDPSRRVLGVIRPTAEIIGTLTKNNHVGLLATEGTVKSHSYDLEIKKLWPEIKVTGVACPFWVPLVEYNEADSPGADYFVKKRIDELMLHDPDIDTIILGCTHYPILMPKIVKYVRPGVRIVPQGEYVAGSLQDYLRRHTDMEHQLTQGGSCRYLTTENPERFKESAQIFLHEKVEVEHVEL from the coding sequence ATGCCTATGTTCCCAGAGAAACCAGGCCCTATCGGTGTGTTCGATTCGGGCTATGGAGGCCTCACTATCCTTCATGGTATCCGTCAACTGCTGCCACAATACGATTATATCTACCTTGGCGACAATGCCCGTGCACCTTATGGTACGCGCTCGTTCGATGTGGTCTATCAGTTCACGCGGCAGGCCGTGATGAAGCTTTTCGAATTAGGTTGTCACCTTGTTATCCTTGGTTGCAACACTGCTTCGGCCAAAGCATTGCGCAGTATTCAGCGGAACGACCTGCCCAACCTTGATCCATCGCGCCGCGTGCTGGGTGTAATCCGCCCCACGGCAGAGATTATCGGCACACTGACAAAGAACAACCACGTGGGGCTTCTGGCTACCGAGGGAACCGTGAAAAGCCATAGTTATGACCTTGAAATCAAGAAGTTATGGCCCGAAATCAAGGTCACGGGCGTGGCTTGTCCGTTCTGGGTACCCTTGGTTGAATACAATGAAGCCGACAGTCCGGGCGCCGATTACTTCGTGAAGAAACGTATTGATGAACTCATGTTGCACGACCCTGATATTGATACCATAATCCTTGGCTGCACACACTACCCTATTCTGATGCCGAAAATCGTGAAATATGTGCGTCCGGGTGTGCGTATCGTCCCGCAAGGTGAATACGTAGCAGGAAGTCTGCAGGACTATCTCCGCCGGCATACTGACATGGAACATCAACTCACTCAAGGCGGTTCATGCCGATACCTGACGACCGAGAACCCCGAACGCTTTAAGGAATCGGCTCAGATTTTCCTGCATGAAAAGGTGGAAGTGGAGCATGTGGAGTTGTGA
- a CDS encoding FtsX-like permease family protein produces MNFPLYVARRYLFSKKSTNAINVISVISVIGVAVATMALVIVLSVFNGFHDLVATFFTNFDPQLEVVPTQGKTAPSDDPLLAKMKALPEVDVATESVEDQALAIYQDHQAMVIVKGVDDNFDQLTHIKDILFGDGTYSLHAGNLQYGIMGIRLAAALGTGARFGDYLRIYAPQKEGQFDATNPSEAFVVDSLLSPGVVFSVNQSKYDKNYIIAPIAFARNLFGQQGRLSSLGFRLKDGSDLDAVKKEMQEIGGTKYKVMDRFEQQADTFKIMQIEKYIAYIFLTFILIVACFNIIGSLSMLIIDKKEDVVTLRNLGANDRQISQIFLFEGRLISAFGAIIGIGLGLLLCWLQQQYGLVSLGSSSGSFVINAYPVSVHYDDVALIFLTVIVVGWVAVWYPVKRSLTPNPSPRRGE; encoded by the coding sequence ATGAATTTCCCTTTATATGTTGCCAGACGCTATCTCTTTTCGAAGAAGAGTACGAATGCTATCAACGTGATATCTGTTATCTCGGTGATTGGAGTTGCCGTGGCTACAATGGCACTCGTGATAGTGCTTAGCGTCTTCAATGGCTTTCACGACCTCGTTGCTACGTTCTTCACAAACTTCGATCCACAGCTCGAAGTGGTGCCTACGCAGGGTAAAACCGCCCCGAGTGACGACCCTTTATTAGCGAAGATGAAGGCTTTGCCCGAGGTTGATGTGGCAACAGAGAGTGTGGAAGACCAGGCTTTGGCTATCTATCAAGACCATCAGGCGATGGTTATCGTTAAAGGTGTCGACGATAACTTCGATCAGTTGACCCACATTAAAGACATCTTGTTTGGCGACGGCACGTATAGTCTGCACGCAGGCAACCTGCAATACGGCATCATGGGCATCAGATTGGCTGCTGCTTTGGGCACAGGTGCACGCTTTGGAGACTATCTTCGCATCTATGCTCCACAGAAAGAAGGGCAGTTTGACGCCACTAATCCAAGCGAAGCCTTTGTTGTTGACTCGCTGTTATCGCCTGGTGTGGTGTTCTCGGTCAATCAAAGCAAGTATGACAAGAACTATATCATTGCACCGATAGCCTTTGCCCGCAATCTCTTCGGGCAGCAAGGACGTCTTTCCTCGCTTGGGTTCAGACTCAAAGATGGCAGCGACCTTGATGCCGTGAAGAAGGAAATGCAGGAGATTGGAGGTACAAAATATAAGGTGATGGACCGTTTTGAGCAGCAGGCCGACACCTTCAAGATCATGCAGATTGAGAAATATATCGCCTATATCTTCCTTACATTCATTCTTATTGTGGCGTGCTTCAATATCATCGGTTCACTCTCGATGTTGATTATCGACAAGAAAGAAGACGTGGTTACACTGCGTAATCTCGGTGCCAATGACCGTCAGATTTCACAGATTTTCTTATTCGAAGGCCGTTTGATTTCGGCTTTCGGGGCAATTATTGGTATTGGATTAGGGTTGCTGCTCTGTTGGTTGCAACAGCAATATGGGCTTGTATCGCTCGGCAGTAGCAGTGGAAGCTTTGTTATTAACGCCTACCCTGTCAGCGTTCATTATGATGATGTGGCGCTGATTTTCCTCACAGTGATTGTTGTGGGCTGGGTAGCAGTGTGGTATCCGGTGAAGAGAAGCCTCACCCCCAACCCCTCTCCAAGGAGAGGGGAGTAG
- the rbfA gene encoding 30S ribosome-binding factor RbfA, with the protein MQETRQNRISRLLQKELAIIFQEQTRMMHGVMVSVTRVKISPDLSICTAYLSVFPSEKGEEIVRNVTANMKTIRYELGRRVHNQLRIIPELRFFIDDSLDYIERIDELLRK; encoded by the coding sequence ATGCAAGAAACAAGACAAAATCGTATATCAAGACTCCTTCAGAAAGAATTGGCAATAATCTTTCAGGAGCAAACTCGTATGATGCATGGCGTTATGGTGAGTGTTACGCGTGTGAAAATCAGTCCCGATTTGAGCATCTGTACGGCTTACCTAAGTGTCTTTCCAAGTGAGAAGGGCGAAGAAATCGTCAGGAATGTCACGGCCAACATGAAGACGATACGCTATGAACTGGGGCGCCGTGTCCACAATCAACTGCGCATCATTCCTGAACTTCGCTTCTTCATAGACGACAGTTTGGATTATATTGAGAGGATAGATGAATTGCTGAGAAAGTAA
- the upp gene encoding uracil phosphoribosyltransferase translates to MKIVNFSEQNSIINQYLAEMRDVDYQKNRLLFRNNIMRIGEFEAFEISKTLSYEAKDVTTPLGVSRINVPTDKIVLATIFRAGLPFHNGFLNIFDHAGNAFVSAYREYKDAEHHEVGIHVEYLATPNIDGKTLIIADPMLATGGSMELGYKAFLTKGTPKQIHVCCVIASPEGIDHIKKTFPEDKTTIWCAAVDPGMNEHKYIVPGFGDAGDLCYGEKL, encoded by the coding sequence ATGAAAATTGTAAATTTCTCCGAGCAAAACAGCATCATCAATCAGTATCTGGCCGAAATGAGAGATGTTGACTATCAGAAAAACCGTCTTCTCTTCAGAAACAACATTATGCGTATTGGCGAATTCGAGGCTTTCGAAATATCGAAGACGCTCAGTTATGAAGCCAAGGATGTCACAACTCCATTAGGTGTTTCACGCATTAACGTGCCTACCGACAAGATTGTTCTTGCCACAATTTTCCGTGCCGGCCTGCCATTTCACAATGGTTTCCTCAACATTTTCGACCATGCCGGCAATGCTTTCGTGAGCGCTTATCGCGAATATAAGGATGCCGAGCACCATGAGGTTGGCATTCATGTCGAATACCTTGCCACACCGAATATCGATGGAAAGACGCTCATCATTGCCGATCCGATGCTTGCCACGGGTGGAAGTATGGAATTAGGCTATAAGGCTTTCCTCACCAAAGGCACGCCGAAGCAAATCCATGTATGCTGTGTCATCGCCTCTCCTGAAGGCATTGACCATATCAAGAAAACCTTCCCCGAGGATAAGACCACGATTTGGTGTGCAGCCGTAGACCCTGGAATGAACGAACACAAATACATCGTTCCCGGATTTGGTGACGCTGGCGACTTGTGCTATGGAGAGAAACTGTAA
- the pckA gene encoding phosphoenolpyruvate carboxykinase (ATP), producing MAKFDKSVLEKYGITGTTEVLYNPSYEVLFNEETKEGLEGFEVGQETELGAINVKTGIYTGRSPKDKFIVDDETSHDTVWWDSEEYHNDNHRATKEAWAAVKEIAKKELSNKRLFVVDGFCGTHKDTRMKIRFIVEVAWQAHFVTNMFIRPKNEADFDQEPDFIVYNASKAKVENYKELGLHSETAVVFNVTSKEQVIINTWYGGEMKKGMFSMMNYFLPLKGMASMHCSANTDMNGENTAIFFGLSGTGKTTLSTDPKRKLIGDDEHGWDDKGVFNFEGGCYAKVINLDKESEPDIYGAITRDALLENVTVDKNGKIDFCDKSITENTRVSYPIYHIKNIQRPESQGPAAKQVIFLSADAFGVLPPVSILNAEQTKYYFLSGFTAKLAGTERGITEPTPTFSACFGQAFLELHPTKYAEELVKKMEKSGAKAYLVNTGWNGTGKRISIRDTRGIIDAILNHSIDNAPTKTIPYFNFVVPTKLEGVATEILDPRDTYKNASEWEEKAKDLAARFIKNFKKYESNEAGKALVAAGPQL from the coding sequence ATGGCAAAGTTTGACAAGTCTGTACTTGAAAAGTACGGTATCACAGGTACTACAGAAGTACTTTACAATCCTTCTTATGAAGTGTTGTTCAACGAAGAGACCAAAGAAGGTCTCGAAGGTTTTGAGGTAGGTCAGGAAACAGAGCTTGGCGCAATCAACGTTAAGACAGGTATCTACACAGGTCGTTCTCCTAAGGACAAGTTCATCGTTGATGATGAGACTTCTCACGATACAGTATGGTGGGACTCTGAAGAATACCACAACGACAACCATCGTGCAACTAAAGAAGCATGGGCTGCTGTTAAGGAAATCGCAAAGAAAGAACTTTCTAACAAGCGCTTGTTCGTGGTTGATGGTTTCTGCGGTACACACAAAGACACCCGCATGAAAATCCGTTTCATCGTTGAGGTTGCATGGCAGGCTCACTTCGTTACGAACATGTTTATCCGTCCGAAGAATGAGGCTGACTTCGATCAGGAGCCTGACTTCATCGTTTACAATGCTTCCAAGGCAAAGGTTGAGAACTACAAGGAACTCGGTCTGCACTCTGAGACAGCTGTTGTCTTCAATGTAACTTCAAAGGAACAGGTAATCATCAACACCTGGTATGGCGGCGAAATGAAGAAGGGTATGTTCTCTATGATGAACTACTTCTTGCCATTGAAGGGCATGGCTTCTATGCACTGCTCTGCCAACACCGACATGAACGGTGAGAACACCGCAATCTTCTTCGGTCTCTCCGGTACCGGTAAGACTACGCTTTCAACTGATCCTAAGCGTAAACTCATCGGTGACGACGAGCACGGATGGGATGACAAGGGTGTCTTCAACTTTGAAGGTGGCTGCTATGCAAAGGTTATCAACCTCGACAAGGAGTCAGAACCAGACATCTATGGTGCTATCACCCGCGACGCTCTTCTTGAGAACGTAACCGTTGACAAGAATGGCAAGATAGACTTCTGTGATAAGAGCATCACCGAGAACACTCGTGTTTCTTATCCTATCTACCACATCAAGAACATTCAGCGTCCTGAGTCTCAAGGCCCAGCTGCTAAGCAGGTTATCTTCCTTTCAGCTGATGCTTTCGGCGTATTGCCTCCAGTATCCATCTTGAACGCAGAGCAGACGAAGTACTACTTCCTCTCTGGTTTCACAGCAAAGTTGGCTGGTACAGAGCGTGGTATCACAGAACCTACACCGACATTCTCTGCTTGTTTCGGTCAGGCTTTCCTCGAACTGCATCCAACAAAGTATGCTGAGGAACTGGTGAAGAAGATGGAGAAGAGTGGTGCTAAGGCTTACTTGGTTAATACCGGCTGGAATGGTACGGGCAAACGTATCTCTATCCGCGACACACGTGGTATCATTGATGCCATCTTGAACCACTCAATTGACAACGCTCCTACAAAGACTATTCCTTATTTCAACTTTGTAGTTCCAACGAAGTTGGAGGGTGTAGCAACTGAGATCCTTGATCCTCGCGACACTTACAAGAATGCTTCTGAGTGGGAAGAGAAAGCTAAGGATTTGGCTGCCCGCTTCATCAAGAACTTCAAGAAGTATGAGAGCAATGAGGCTGGTAAGGCACTCGTTGCTGCAGGTCCACAGCTGTAA